In a single window of the Branchiostoma floridae strain S238N-H82 chromosome 2, Bfl_VNyyK, whole genome shotgun sequence genome:
- the LOC118408250 gene encoding transmembrane protein 68-like, translating to MSLHPAPESSLFCNATTEQLLTNITILSWTESVTVTIEQLHIIMTTVRAIMEFVGVEGVDLGAVFLHYLPRVIAVLFIVPWYIMGSLYVNAIIIRFYSEMYNLKDPFDGNAIWQKARCAVSAFWAVQAKILHGYEIHGYEKLPKDGPGLIVYYHGTLPVDCYYMMARINLDQGRPLCAMTDRFMFSIPGLKFMMDAMGVNRGEPNHCVQLLKAGNLLALAPGGVREALFGDKHYRLIWKHRMGFANVAKRADVPIFPVFTENLREVFRTPRFGIPFLEWVYEKTRMPVVLIYGGFPVKLRTYIGDPIYDPNLSAQELAKKTHDAIEEMIERHQRVPGSTLHALLDRFHGPSSCGKV from the exons ATGTCACTCCACCCGGCTCCAGAGTCCAGCCTCTTCTGTAACGCCACCACAGAACAACTCCTTACAAACATCACCATCTTATCATGGACGGAAAGCGTCACCGTTACCATAGAGCAACTGCACATCATCATGACAACCGTGCGAGCCATTATGGAGTTTGTCGGCGTGGAAGGTGTGGATTTGGGAGCCGTCTTTCTCCACTACCTTCCCCGTGTCATAGCCGTGCTCTTCATCGTGCCGTGGTACATCATGGGGTCCCTGTACGTAAATGCCATCATCATCCGCTTCTACAGTGAGATGTACAACTTGAAGGACCCTTTTGACGGCAACGCTATCTGGCAGAAGGCGCGGTGCGCGGTCTCTGCCTTTTGGGCAGTCCAGGCAAAGATTTTGCACG gttACGAGATTCACGGCTATGAGAAGCTACCAAAGGACGGTCCAGGTCTGATTGTGTACTACCACGGCACCCTGCCTGTGGACTGTTACTACATGATGGCGAGGATCAACCTGGACCAGGGCAGACCGCTGTGTGCCATGACCGACCGGTTCATGTTCAGTATTCCAG GGTTGAAGTTTATGATGGACGCGATGGGAGTGAACCGAGGCGAGCCTAACCACTGCGTGCAGCTGCTGAAGGCCGGGAACCTGCTGGCCCTGGCCCCGGGAGGCGTGAGGGAGGCGCTGTTCGGAGACAAGCACTACCGCCTCATCTGGAAGCACAGGATGGGCTTCGCAAACGTGGCTAAAAGAGCCGACGTG CCTATCTTCCCAGTGTTCACAGAAAATTTGCGCGAGGTTTTCCGGACCCCACGATTCGGGATAC CCTTCCTGGAGTGGGTGTATGAGAAAACCCGGATGCCTGTTGTCCTCATCTATGGTGGATTTCCTGTCAAACTCAG GACCTACATAGGAGACCCTATCTATGATCCTAACCTGTCCGCTCAGGAACTTGCTAAGAAG ACCCATGATGCTATAGAGGAGATGATCGAACGCCACCAGAGGGTCCCAGGAAGCACTCTCCATGCCCTTCTGGACAGATTTCACGGACCCAGCTCCTGTGGGAAGGTCTGA
- the LOC118408238 gene encoding XK-related protein 6-like, with the protein MTSYFRVFPASQHELKMAANSNGRAASSSLQHAPSSASTDSPAQEIPDPGCSGLSCCCCMRTRKCTDLREGLYEQRFSKLDFVWTIGGILTFVWDIGSDIALACMYWTKKRYWFFGFTLFFVALPSIVLQLFSLKWYLQDESRDAEESEEQRGRVARKKPAILSWLWRSFLHFLQLGTIVRYIRTLKYGCESQQERERYQYVVYEWADVCMLRLFEAFLESAPQLTLQLYILAHEGERDLLTIVTCAASLVSLAWALVAYHKALREVRPDKKNLSFTGVGLRMMWRLFEVVARVVALSLFAAKFEWIMFVVVGVHFILMFLWLLWQDTKFCDNRGEEWVFDFVMAIVHIFCWFNVKEGRTRYRASAYYTFMYLENAALIGLWYWKVMDEDVMYKYAALVLVLGGFLAGIIIMALYYLFFHPNGGVRCCVEEAEEVDSPMYQTAIESGQPALPWDEVDSGKQADKQSMLKKTVVVMKRTGTPMKFAPSHVSGLANREKLDLAFVHRWRVRNDEVLLSNFTNSTDTNINEDMEMQRRLSNCPPFHRGGGEACQIPRTASQTSLRIQNQGLSKSSSSNSQFESCV; encoded by the exons TTCCGGGTTTTCCCGGCGAGTCAGCACGAACTCAAAATGGCGGCCAACTCGAACGGGAGAGCTGCAAGCTCCTCTCTCCAACACGCACCTTCCTCCGCCTCCACGGACTCTCCCGCTCAGGAGATCCCCGATCCAGGCTGTAGTGGCCTGAGCTGTTGCTGTTGTATGCGCACACGAAAATGCACGGACTTAAGGGAGGGCTTGTACGAACAGAGATTTTCCAAGCTCGACTTTGTGTGGACTATCGGAGGCATCCTGACGTTTGTATGGGACATCGGGTCAGACATCGCCCTGGCTTGCATGTACTGGACTAAAAAGCGGTACTGGTTCTTCGGTTTTACCCTGTTCTTCGTGGCGTTACCGTCCATCGTGTTGCAGCTGTTCAGCTTGAAGTGGTACCTCCAGGATGAGAGTCGAGACGCAGAAGAAAGCGAGGAGCAGAGGGGGAGGGTGGCCAGGAAGAAGCCGGCTATCCTCAGCTGGCTCTGGAGGAGTTTTCTACACTTTCTGCAACTCGGGACAATTGTCAG GTATATCCGTACGCTGAAGTACGGTTGTGAGAGCCAGCAGGAGCGGGAGAGGTACCAGTACGTGGTGTATGAGTGGGCGGATGTGTGCATGCTGCGACTGTTCGAGGCTTTCCTGGAGTCTGCACCTCAGCTCACCTTACAGCTGTACATCCTGGCTCATGAGGGGGAGAGAGACCTGCTCAcca TTGTGACGTGCGCAGCTAGCCTGGTGTCCCTTGCCTGGGCTTTAGTGGCGTACCACAAGGCTCTACGGGAGGTTCGCCCTGACAAGAAGAACCTGTCCTTCACCGGTGTGGGCCTGCGGATGATGTGGAGGTTATTTGAGGTGGTAGCTCGTGTGGTGGCCCTGTCACTGTTTGCCGCCAAGTTTGAGTGGATCATGTTTGTGGTGGTGGGCGTGCACTTCATCCTCATGTTCCTGTGGCTGCTGTGGCAGGACACCAAGTTCTGCGACAACCGCGGGGAGGAGTGGGTCTTTGACTTTGTCATGGCCATTGTTCACATTTTCTGTTGGTTCAACGTGAAGGAGGGCCGGACTCGGTACCGCGCGTCCGCCTACTACACCTTCATGTACCTGGAGAACGCAGCTCTCATAGGACTGTGGTATTGGAAGGTCATGGATGAAGACGTGATGTACAAGTACGCTGCACTGGTCCTCGTGTTGGGAGGGTTCCTGGCAGGGATCATCATCATGGCGCTGTACTACCTATTCTTCCATCCAAATGGAGGAGTCCGTTGCTGTGTGGAGGAGGCAGAAGAGGTGGACTCTCCCATGTACCAGACTGCCATAGAATCAGGACAGCCTGCCCTTCCGTGGGACGAAGTGGACAGTGGGAAACAGGCAGACAAGCAGAGCATGCTGAAGAAGACTGTTGTCGTGATGAAGCGGACAGGCACGCCGATGAAGTTTGCTCCGTCACACGTGTCCGGATTGGCCAATCGGGAAAAGCTGGACCTTGCATTTGTGCACCGCTGGAGGGTGAGGAATGATGAGGTCCTCCTCTCAAACTTTACAAACAGTACAGACACGAATATTAATGAGGACATGGAGATGCAACGTAGGTTGTCAAACTGTCCCCCTTTCCACAGGGGTGGAGGGGAAGCCTGCCAGATACCCAGGACAGCTTCACAAACCAGTCTGCGCATACAAAACCAAGGGTTGTCCAAGTCTAGTAGTTCCAACTCCCAGTTTGAAAGTTGTGTGTAG
- the LOC118408215 gene encoding cholinesterase 1 isoform X1, translating to MASRLLLQILPLLMFVWSSVDAATSVVTTSAGQVRGLELDVLGRKVNAYLGIPFAKPPVGDLRFRAPEPVESWTGVYEATQFPNSCVLAPDEAFPGFHGAEMWNPNTPISEDCLYLNVWQPTPAPTGATVLVWIYGGGFFSGTSSLDVYDGRYLARMEDVVVVSMNYRLGALGFLYSGSEAAPGNVGLLDQHLALLWVQQNVHAFGGDPAKVTIFGESAGAASVNFHMISPMSRNLFQRAIMQSASALAPWAVRPSEQARKRTKALAIDIGCSAEEEDMDALVACLRDVPAQTILDHEWNVVDLTGAHFLADIPFPPIKDGSFLTEDPAEVYEKGTFKDIDILVGFVKNEGNFWLVYGVPGFSKDTDSIIDRETFVGDIGFCHPWLNDITVEATAFEYTDWLHMDQDTMYRDALDSVFGDYFFVCPTTAVGKGHINHGRTAYVYEFAQVASNLAWPHWMGAMHGYEIEFIFGLPIDPKWNYTAEEGELARRMMRYWTNFARTGNPNKRSPDDTTDDIWRPYTEEGREYIILDTDGTRMLSGPKSKQCAFWERYMPSLQKETDHLLRQAKRQKISQCPEMECQRSFESGQRTFENLWSLKEGKVHIARVAKWGEG from the exons ATGGCATCGCGACTGTTGCTACAGATTCTACCTCTCCTGATGTTCGTGTGGTCGTCTGTTGACGCCGCCACGTCAGTCGTCACGACGTCAGCGGGACAGGTTCGTGGACTTGAGCTTGACGTCTTAGGAAGGAAGGTCAACGCATACTTGGGAATTCCTTTCGCCAAGCCTCCCGTGGGAGACCTGAGGTTCCGAGCACCGGAGCCTGTGGAGTCATGGACCGGCGTGTACGAGGCCACACA GTTCCCTAACTCCTGTGTGCTGGCACCCGATGAGGCCTTTCCCGGGTTCCATGGTGCAGAGATGTGGAACCCCAACACGCCCATCAGCGAGGACTGCCTGTACCTGAACGTGTGGCAGCCAACACCCGCACCTACAGGAGCAACCGTCCTGGTCTGGATCTACGGAGGAGGTTTCTTCTC GGGCACGTCGTCTTTAGATGTGTACGACGGGAGATACCTGGCCCGCATGGAGGATGTCGTTGTGGTGTCCATGAACTATCGGCTCGGTGCCCTCGGGTTCCTGTACAGCGGGTCAGAAGCCGCGCCCGGGAATGTAGGACTCCTGGATCAACATCTTGCGCTGCTGTGGGTTCAACAAAACGTCCACGCGTTCGGAGGGGACCCGGCGAAGGTCACCATATTTGGAGAGAGCGCAGGCGCTGCGAGCGTGAATTTCCACATGATCTCTCCGATGAGCAGGAATCTGTTCCAGAGAGCAATCATGCAGAGCGCGTCCGCCCTCGCTCCCTGGGCCGTGAGACCTAGCGAACAAGCCCGGAAACGCACCAAAGCCCTGGCCATAGATATCGGGTGCTCAGCAGAGGAGGAGGACATGGATGCACTCGTGGCCTGCCTGAGGGATGTCCCTGCGCAGACTATCCTGGACCACGAATGGAATGTTGTAGACTTGACCGGCGCACACTTCCTTGCTGACATCCCCTTCCCTCCAATCAAGGATGGAAGCTTCCTTACAGAAGATCCTGCCGAGGTTTACGAGAAAGGTACCTTCAAAGACATTGATATCCTCGTTGGGTTCGTCAAGAACGAGGGGAATTTCTGGTTAGTGTACGGAGTTCCCGGTTTCAGCAAGGATACGGATAGCATCATCGACAGGGAAACGTTTGTGGGAGACATAGGGTTTTGCCATCCCTGGTTGAACGACATTACGGTCGAGGCTACTGCGTTTGAGTATACGGATTGGCTACACATGGACCAAGACACCATGTACCGAGATGCACTGGATAGCGTCTTCGGGGACTACTTCTTCGTCTGTCCGACAACAGCCGTGGGGAAGGGCCACATCAACCACGGCAGGACAGCATATGTGTACGAGTTCGCGCAGGTGGCCTCCAACTTGGCGTGGCCACACTGGATGGGCGCCATGCACGGGTACGAGATAGAGTTCATCTTCGGGCTCCCTATCGATCCGAAGTGGAACTACACCGCAGAGGAAGGGGAACTCGCTCGCAGGATGATGCGGTACTGGACCAACTTCGCTAGGACTGG TAACCCAAACAAGAGGTCACCTGACGATACGACCGATGACATATGGCGGCCATACACAGAGGAGGGGCGGGAATACATAATCCTGGATACCGACGGAACCCGGATGTTGAGCGGTCCGAAGAGCAAGCAGTGTGCATTCTGGGAACGGTACATGCCTAGCCTTCAGAAGGAAACAG ACCACCTGTTAAGACAAGCAAAACgacagaaaatatcacaatgtCCTGAGATGGAATGTCAAAGGAGTTTTGAAAGCGGTCAAAGGACTTTTGAGAACCTTTGGTCCTTGAAAGAAGGTAAGGTACACATAGCCAGAGTAGCTAAATGGGGTGAAGGGTGA
- the LOC118408215 gene encoding cholinesterase 1 isoform X2, with protein MASRLLLQILPLLMFVWSSVDAATSVVTTSAGQVRGLELDVLGRKVNAYLGIPFAKPPVGDLRFRAPEPVESWTGVYEATQFPNSCVLAPDEAFPGFHGAEMWNPNTPISEDCLYLNVWQPTPAPTGATVLVWIYGGGFFSGTSSLDVYDGRYLARMEDVVVVSMNYRLGALGFLYSGSEAAPGNVGLLDQHLALLWVQQNVHAFGGDPAKVTIFGESAGAASVNFHMISPMSRNLFQRAIMQSASALAPWAVRPSEQARKRTKALAIDIGCSAEEEDMDALVACLRDVPAQTILDHEWNVVDLTGAHFLADIPFPPIKDGSFLTEDPAEVYEKGTFKDIDILVGFVKNEGNFWLVYGVPGFSKDTDSIIDRETFVGDIGFCHPWLNDITVEATAFEYTDWLHMDQDTMYRDALDSVFGDYFFVCPTTAVGKGHINHGRTAYVYEFAQVASNLAWPHWMGAMHGYEIEFIFGLPIDPKWNYTAEEGELARRMMRYWTNFARTGNPNKRSPDDTTDDIWRPYTEEGREYIILDTDGTRMLSGPKSKQCAFWERYMPSLQKETDDLINDAEPCSSGGRSWRSEGVAKFSSLAAVFAVLVAHRLQVFGH; from the exons ATGGCATCGCGACTGTTGCTACAGATTCTACCTCTCCTGATGTTCGTGTGGTCGTCTGTTGACGCCGCCACGTCAGTCGTCACGACGTCAGCGGGACAGGTTCGTGGACTTGAGCTTGACGTCTTAGGAAGGAAGGTCAACGCATACTTGGGAATTCCTTTCGCCAAGCCTCCCGTGGGAGACCTGAGGTTCCGAGCACCGGAGCCTGTGGAGTCATGGACCGGCGTGTACGAGGCCACACA GTTCCCTAACTCCTGTGTGCTGGCACCCGATGAGGCCTTTCCCGGGTTCCATGGTGCAGAGATGTGGAACCCCAACACGCCCATCAGCGAGGACTGCCTGTACCTGAACGTGTGGCAGCCAACACCCGCACCTACAGGAGCAACCGTCCTGGTCTGGATCTACGGAGGAGGTTTCTTCTC GGGCACGTCGTCTTTAGATGTGTACGACGGGAGATACCTGGCCCGCATGGAGGATGTCGTTGTGGTGTCCATGAACTATCGGCTCGGTGCCCTCGGGTTCCTGTACAGCGGGTCAGAAGCCGCGCCCGGGAATGTAGGACTCCTGGATCAACATCTTGCGCTGCTGTGGGTTCAACAAAACGTCCACGCGTTCGGAGGGGACCCGGCGAAGGTCACCATATTTGGAGAGAGCGCAGGCGCTGCGAGCGTGAATTTCCACATGATCTCTCCGATGAGCAGGAATCTGTTCCAGAGAGCAATCATGCAGAGCGCGTCCGCCCTCGCTCCCTGGGCCGTGAGACCTAGCGAACAAGCCCGGAAACGCACCAAAGCCCTGGCCATAGATATCGGGTGCTCAGCAGAGGAGGAGGACATGGATGCACTCGTGGCCTGCCTGAGGGATGTCCCTGCGCAGACTATCCTGGACCACGAATGGAATGTTGTAGACTTGACCGGCGCACACTTCCTTGCTGACATCCCCTTCCCTCCAATCAAGGATGGAAGCTTCCTTACAGAAGATCCTGCCGAGGTTTACGAGAAAGGTACCTTCAAAGACATTGATATCCTCGTTGGGTTCGTCAAGAACGAGGGGAATTTCTGGTTAGTGTACGGAGTTCCCGGTTTCAGCAAGGATACGGATAGCATCATCGACAGGGAAACGTTTGTGGGAGACATAGGGTTTTGCCATCCCTGGTTGAACGACATTACGGTCGAGGCTACTGCGTTTGAGTATACGGATTGGCTACACATGGACCAAGACACCATGTACCGAGATGCACTGGATAGCGTCTTCGGGGACTACTTCTTCGTCTGTCCGACAACAGCCGTGGGGAAGGGCCACATCAACCACGGCAGGACAGCATATGTGTACGAGTTCGCGCAGGTGGCCTCCAACTTGGCGTGGCCACACTGGATGGGCGCCATGCACGGGTACGAGATAGAGTTCATCTTCGGGCTCCCTATCGATCCGAAGTGGAACTACACCGCAGAGGAAGGGGAACTCGCTCGCAGGATGATGCGGTACTGGACCAACTTCGCTAGGACTGG TAACCCAAACAAGAGGTCACCTGACGATACGACCGATGACATATGGCGGCCATACACAGAGGAGGGGCGGGAATACATAATCCTGGATACCGACGGAACCCGGATGTTGAGCGGTCCGAAGAGCAAGCAGTGTGCATTCTGGGAACGGTACATGCCTAGCCTTCAGAAGGAAACAG aCGATCTTATTAACGATGCCGAACCCTGTAGTTCCGGAGGTCGGTCCTGGCGTTCGGAGGGAGTAGCAAAGTTCAGCAGTTTAGCGGCGGTTTTCGCGGTTTTGGTTGCACATCGGCTGCAAGTGTTTGGACATTAA